A genomic segment from Borreliella mayonii encodes:
- a CDS encoding plasmid maintenance protein — MQNFPNKTKIPTCHNKHQHKLISLTSTLDFLNKKDKKYTQQNILYYYNENLKRNGLAPTTLRTMQNYLYKLEKVLKVTTNYYQHMGVNCGTEIYYKLKYPKKECYQKINKYFKERKNSRFKSRVNNHFKDNVSKNSSVNSVECLNNKNNNTKEERKIKEIEKYQLRNYFNNCNFKTEEALSILYLNIDKDTKIEAINILKQNEIALIKKFNIKKSCMKEKQKKLKEILYNTRKKLEENGYNPKQLEINLQKVYENYKYKPHFIIENHKYSDLNNIKRKLEKSIERKKENSQQNSQNLKENIFNILIEQLKKETNIEILKPIIKKYLNNQKKIEYNKVFGIYHLELSEIIKNEKNSLTTEEFNIKAV; from the coding sequence ATGCAAAATTTCCCAAATAAAACAAAAATTCCAACTTGCCACAACAAACACCAACACAAATTAATATCTCTTACTTCAACACTAGATTTTCTAAACAAAAAAGATAAAAAATACACACAACAAAACATACTCTATTACTATAATGAAAATCTAAAAAGAAATGGGCTAGCTCCCACTACACTAAGAACAATGCAAAATTATCTTTACAAATTAGAAAAAGTACTAAAAGTTACAACGAATTACTACCAACACATGGGTGTAAATTGTGGAACTGAAATTTACTATAAACTAAAGTATCCCAAAAAAGAATGTTACCAGAAAATCAACAAGTACTTTAAAGAACGAAAAAACTCTAGATTTAAATCTAGAGTTAATAACCATTTTAAAGACAATGTTTCTAAAAATAGTAGTGTAAATTCAGTGGAGTGTTTAAATAATAAAAATAATAATACAAAAGAAGAAAGAAAGATTAAAGAAATAGAAAAATATCAACTAAGAAATTATTTCAATAATTGTAACTTTAAAACGGAAGAAGCTCTTTCTATTTTGTATTTAAATATTGATAAAGATACTAAGATTGAGGCAATAAATATCTTAAAACAAAATGAAATTGCCCTAATAAAAAAATTCAATATAAAAAAATCTTGCATGAAAGAAAAACAAAAAAAATTAAAAGAAATTCTATACAACACTAGGAAAAAATTAGAAGAAAACGGGTACAATCCCAAACAATTAGAAATAAATTTACAAAAAGTATACGAAAATTACAAATATAAACCCCATTTTATTATTGAAAATCATAAATATAGCGATTTAAACAATATAAAGCGTAAATTAGAAAAGTCGATTGAAAGAAAAAAAGAAAATTCTCAACAAAATTCTCAAAATTTAAAGGAAAATATTTTCAATATCCTTATTGAACAACTAAAAAAAGAAACAAATATTGAAATTCTAAAGCCAATTATCAAAAAATATTTGAATAACCAAAAGAAAATAGAATACAATAAAGTATTTGGTATATATCATCTTGAATTATCAGAAATAATAAAAAATGAAAAAAATTCTTTAACCACAGAAGAATTTAACATAAAGGCCGTATAA
- a CDS encoding DUF226 domain-containing protein has protein sequence MENVPETIETVKKGKCKVECQNKERFILIEKENGKAMYHTKIMMDIYKFGVYEKKHEFRLSLRALFNGERIVEETHLYPIKEGDKFIGIFYGYRKPIKKPLIKYQINGTRKAYALARAYYMEFRFKAGSVFCYFKGLYRLLDKKRTNNHYNKVLFSMFTDLEQQVYKFYGKKYPEQGPLIKWIIKNLK, from the coding sequence ATGGAAAATGTACCAGAAACTATTGAAACTGTAAAAAAAGGTAAATGTAAAGTTGAATGCCAAAATAAAGAACGCTTTATTTTAATTGAAAAAGAAAATGGTAAGGCAATGTATCATACAAAAATAATGATGGATATTTATAAATTTGGAGTGTATGAGAAAAAACACGAATTTAGATTATCATTGAGGGCCTTATTTAATGGAGAAAGAATTGTTGAAGAAACTCATTTATACCCAATTAAAGAAGGAGATAAATTTATTGGTATTTTTTATGGTTATAGAAAGCCGATTAAAAAGCCGTTAATAAAGTATCAAATAAATGGGACTAGAAAAGCATATGCATTAGCAAGGGCATATTATATGGAATTTAGATTTAAAGCAGGAAGTGTCTTTTGCTATTTTAAGGGGCTATATCGATTATTAGATAAAAAAAGAACAAATAATCATTACAACAAAGTTTTATTTAGTATGTTTACGGATTTAGAACAACAAGTATATAAATTTTATGGGAAGAAATACCCGGAACAGGGACCGTTAATAAAATGGATAATAAAAAACCTAAAATAA
- a CDS encoding ParA family protein, translating to MDNKKPKIITIASIKGGVGKSVLTIIFGFILKDFNNKVLLIDMDPQNSLTSYFAKYLKSIEGLNLYYMLKDYKKNDLNKYLNKINEKMYIIPSHPILCKFEQEDERYKEQLLEHCLNKILCSNNFDYVIIDTPPSLSPLLFNALNITDEVIIPIQLERWSVEAFPMLMDAIEEVNIFKNKEIKISIVENQFIKNRNTLKDIEELLYKNYGLFVKGKIHNFNNIKVLINELKEPNIQEIYYKEAKETLKKIIKVC from the coding sequence ATGGATAATAAAAAACCTAAAATAATAACAATAGCGTCAATTAAGGGCGGTGTTGGTAAAAGTGTATTAACAATAATTTTTGGCTTTATTTTAAAGGATTTTAATAATAAAGTTTTGTTAATTGATATGGATCCTCAAAATAGCTTGACCAGTTATTTTGCTAAATATCTAAAAAGTATTGAAGGTCTTAATTTGTATTATATGCTTAAGGATTATAAAAAGAATGATTTAAATAAATATTTAAATAAGATTAATGAAAAAATGTACATTATCCCTTCTCATCCAATTTTATGTAAGTTTGAGCAAGAAGATGAAAGGTATAAAGAACAGTTATTAGAACATTGTTTAAATAAAATTTTATGCAGCAATAATTTTGATTATGTAATAATTGATACTCCACCCAGTTTGAGTCCGTTATTATTTAATGCTTTGAATATTACGGATGAAGTTATAATTCCTATTCAGCTTGAAAGATGGTCAGTGGAAGCTTTTCCCATGTTAATGGATGCAATAGAAGAAGTTAATATATTTAAGAATAAAGAAATAAAAATATCAATTGTTGAAAATCAATTCATTAAAAATAGAAATACCTTAAAAGATATAGAAGAATTGTTGTATAAAAATTATGGTCTTTTTGTTAAAGGTAAAATTCACAATTTTAATAATATTAAAGTTTTGATTAATGAATTGAAAGAGCCCAATATTCAAGAAATATACTATAAGGAGGCTAAAGAAACTTTAAAAAAAATAATAAAAGTATGCTAA
- a CDS encoding chromosome replication/partitioning protein — MSENRKKELILNNRKVSVNQFESNNDKDNQIEYESYKNQLRRITSSDINNKIELMEILYKIRIKKLYELDGYKKFEDFLKEFVIARSQAFLYLRLYKKVLSGDLTKEEIKQIGFNQAYKKIKKSDIDRNISKQNPIKPLRFQLKKQESYNFYKKNSKFTSFMMDEIFENQKDFLNKLLKKYKELKG; from the coding sequence ATGTCTGAAAATAGAAAAAAAGAACTTATTCTAAACAATAGAAAAGTTAGCGTTAATCAATTTGAAAGCAACAACGATAAAGATAATCAGATAGAGTATGAAAGTTATAAAAATCAATTGCGAAGAATTACTTCAAGCGACATCAATAATAAAATTGAATTGATGGAAATTTTATATAAAATAAGGATAAAAAAACTTTATGAGCTTGATGGTTACAAGAAATTTGAGGATTTTCTTAAGGAATTTGTTATAGCAAGAAGCCAAGCATTTTTATATTTGCGTCTTTATAAAAAAGTTTTATCAGGAGATTTAACAAAAGAAGAAATTAAACAAATTGGTTTTAACCAGGCGTATAAAAAGATTAAAAAATCTGATATAGATAGAAATATTTCAAAACAAAATCCAATAAAACCTCTAAGATTTCAACTTAAAAAACAGGAAAGTTACAATTTTTATAAAAAAAATTCTAAATTTACAAGTTTTATGATGGATGAGATTTTTGAAAATCAAAAAGATTTTCTTAATAAACTTTTAAAAAAATATAAAGAATTAAAAGGATAA
- the bdr gene encoding Bdr family repetitive protein, with the protein MSNLAYNTLKIENIRLEFLNKGFSEEAIDFVLLQNDNYNFEVLKEKMNSLEQQIINVEKNFQKDVDSIYIKIDSVNTKIDNVEKALQKDISSLDTKIDSVKNELNAKIDSVNTKIDSVEKNLQKDISSLKNELNASNRTIQVMLIAGITLAPIIYSIFNKYFFN; encoded by the coding sequence ATGAGTAATTTAGCCTACAATACTCTTAAAATAGAAAATATAAGGTTAGAATTTTTAAATAAAGGGTTTAGTGAAGAGGCAATAGATTTTGTTTTACTTCAGAATGACAATTATAACTTTGAAGTTTTAAAGGAGAAAATGAATTCTTTAGAACAACAAATAATTAATGTAGAAAAGAATTTTCAAAAAGATGTAGACAGTATTTATATTAAAATAGATAGTGTAAATACCAAAATAGATAATGTAGAAAAAGCTTTGCAAAAAGATATATCTAGTTTGGATACTAAAATAGATAGTGTAAAAAACGAGCTTAATGCCAAAATAGATAGCGTAAATACCAAGATAGATAGTGTAGAGAAGAATTTACAAAAAGATATATCTAGTTTAAAAAATGAACTTAATGCAAGCAATAGAACAATACAAGTAATGCTAATAGCAGGAATAACGCTTGCCCCAATTATTTATTCTATATTCAATAAGTATTTTTTCAATTGA